In Phocoena phocoena chromosome 3, mPhoPho1.1, whole genome shotgun sequence, the DNA window acatatatacaatggaatattactcagccataaaaaggaacaaaaatgagttatttgtagtgaggtggatggacctagagactgtcatacagagtgaagtaagtcagaaagagaaaaacaaataccgtatgctaacacatatatatggaatctaaaaaaaagaaaagaaatggtcagaagaacctaggggcaagacgggaataaagatgcagacctactagagaatggacttgaggatacggggacggggaagggtaagctgggacaaagtgagagagtggcatggacatatatacactaccaaacgtaaaatagatagctagtgggaagcagccacatagcagagggagatcagctcggtactttatgaccacctagaggggtgggatacggagggtgggagggagacgcaagagggaagagatatggggacatgtgtatatgtatagctgattcactttgttataaagcagaaaataacacaccattgtaaagcaattatactccaataaagatgttaaaaaaaaaaaaaagaaaagaaaggacccTGGATCCCATTTACAGccctttcccctctttctctctttccccctggCTTCCTGAAGACCCTGAGCAGTAGTGGGGAGGGGGCTCTGCTGGGGGTGGGAAAGGATGCTGGTGCCCCAGCCCTCAGCTCTTTGCTGCTGCTCCTGCAGGTGCTGGGAGCCCTGTTCCTGGCCATTGGTCTCTGGGCCTGGGGTGAGAAGGTAAGGCGGTGGGGTAGGGTGTGGGGCTGCTCTGGGTCAAGATGGTGGGAGGGCCAGCCCCCCCCATTTGCCTCTGCTCGCCCTTCACAGGGTGTTCTCTCCAACATCTCGGCGCTGACAGATCTGGGAGGCCTTGACCCTGTGTGGCTGTTTGTAGTGGTAGGAGGCATCATGTCGGTGCTGGGCTTTGCCGGCTGCATTGGGGCCCTCCGGGAGAACACCTTCCTGCTCAAGTTTGTGAGTGCCCTCCCGCTGGGGACCCCAACCTCCTCCCACCCACTTCTTGCATAGTTCATGCTTAATAATGgtagttttattattatgttattgtAACAATAATCACTAGATTTGTATTCTCCACGTTTATAGTATCCTTTCTGTTGTACGGGACCGAAACCTAGTGGCCTAAGCTAAAAGGGCCACTAAGAAAGCCCAAGGGCGTGTTAGCTGCCAGCGCATTTGGATCCAGCAGCCACCACAGTGTCACTTGTCCTAGTCGCTCTGTTTCTCAGCTCTGTCCCTCTGGGTTGGCTCCAGTCCTCTTGGGGTGGAAAGATGTCCAGGAATGGGTGGGTGCTGGCTTCAAGCTGCCCTCCCAGGAACTCCTGCTGGAGGCTGAGTGAGGCTCTCCCTTCCCAACCATTCTGCCCAAGTGCTTCAATTGCATCTCCTTAGTCCTGGTTGGCCGCCTCTGGACCAATCCCTGTGGTCCCAGGGGAGGTAATGCTCTGATTGGTGGGATCTTGACGCCTGCCCAGTCCTCTGTGTGGCAGTGGGAATGGGGAAAGAGGTGGAGGTGGCTCCTGCGTAGCAGCAGAAACTGAATGTGTGTGTGGAGAGTGGTTTCTCAAAGACAACAGGGTGGGTAAGAACAGCACTGTCTTTTTTCATCATAAAACAATACTAACATGATAGAAGGTGGGGACTCTGGGCTGTCTTGGGTCGGGGTGCAGGAGGTTGGAGCCCCACCCAGTGGCAACCCCAGACCCTGTATCTCTGACCCCCACTGTCTGTGTGCCCCCAACCCCAGTTCTCCGTGTTCCTTGGCCTCATCTTCTTCCTGGAGTTGGCAACAGGGATCCTGGCCTTCGTCTTCAAGGACTGGATTCGAGACCAGCTCAACCTCTTCATCAACAACAATGTCAAGGCCTATCGGGACGACATTGACCTCCAGAACCTCATTGACTTTGCTCAGGAATACGTAAGTCCAGCATCCAGCTCTGACCACATGCGGGAGGCACGTGCTGGGCAGATGAATGAGGGAGCAAGCTCCCTGTGTGCTGGGTCTGTTCCCTCGCCCACCAGGCCAGGCAGGCCCCAAGGAAGCGAGCCAGGAGGGCCCCTGTCTGAGAGGAGGCCAGGCCCTCGTGATCTCCATGTGCCTAGCCCTGCAGGGTCACAGCATTGGGGAGCAGAGGCTGAGGCCAGAGGATTCAAACTGGCAGCTCCTAGGCCAGGCTTACAGAACACTTAAAGGAGGAAACGTGGCATGAAAATATAGATTTCTTCTTCTACTAAACTGGGCCCACAGTATGGGCTGGCGCTACATTGCCACTGCCCCCTTTGCTGGTAGAGGGACTGTTTGCCGTGTCCCCGCCACTCTGTTTTATTATACCTGTCAGCCCTCTTCCCTCATTTATATTATTCGTTTGGCCTCTGAACATATTCGAGTTTGAGGCCCGCCCCCCAGAAGCTCTGCCCTCAAGCTTGCAAACCTAACTCCTATGAAGAAGCAGTCAGTGAACAGTTCACAAAATCCTAGACACCTCCCGCCTGCACGTTCTCACCCACTCACGCGTAGTCACACACACTCAGAGTCATACTCCTTTGGTGCCATCCACCCCAAGAACTGCTCTGGGATCCAGAGGTGAACCAGAGCCGGTGCCTGCTTTGAGGAGCTCTCAACCCAGGGCAGAAGTAAACAGAGAGGCAGGTGGTTAGGATgtgatttatttgttcattcaacacaGAATTGTTATGgacctattctgtgccaggctctgggctacGGGCTGGGGATTCAGAGGTGAAAAAAGCTGGGACCTGTGTTTGTGGGGATGGTAGTCTGGGGGAGGAGACAGATgataaaagagcaaaacaaacaaatgtgtgtgtgtgtgtgtgtgtgtgcgtgtgcgtgtagAATTATAAATTGTGGTAAGGGCTGAAATGGGGAAGCTCCGAGAAGGCGAAGGCCTCTCCGGGGCAGCCTTGGGAGAGGAGAAGGCCTCTCAAGACCAGCCTTGAGCTGGTCCCTTGAGGGCCAGCTTTTTAGCAGCCTGTGCCATGTCAGTGAGTTAAGGCTGTGTGCTCCTGTCTCCCCACTAGATCATGAGCTCCCTGCTTCATTGCAGCCCCACGATGTGCTGGGTAGGGGTAATGGTGATACAGGTGCTGACAGCAGCATCTGTGAAGTGGAATGGGATCATTGTGAGGGTGGCAGGATTGCCCTCCTGTCCcggcagagaggaagagagaaggtctTATGTAAAAACCGCTGGGGCAAGTGTGGGGAGACGGGTCACAGATGTGGGGTTCAGTGGTGCCTTTCCCTACAGGGTTTGTTGAAACTCGAACCCCTCAAGGTGGCCTGGAGGAAGCCACAGTCCTTGGGCCaccatccctgccccctcccttccttttctcagcCTCTCTTGGACTAGGGGACAAGCTCAGGAGCCCCTTCCTACTCCACCCAGCCCCCACCAACCCGGGCAGGAGCCTCAAGCTGCTCTGGTGGCCCTGGGCCCAGGCCTGGCCTGTCTGTGGCGGAGCTACCCGCCTGCCTGGCTGCCTCTAGGCCCCCTCCCGGCCAGCCCAGCCCTGTCTTCCTGCAGCCTGGGCCTGTCCCCAAACAGGATGGGGCtcctgggctgggcctggctcACCTGGGGTTCTTCTCCCACCCGCTAGTGGTCTTGCTGTGGAGCCCGAGGGCCCAACGACTGGAACCTCAATATCTACTTCAACTGCACTGACGTGAACCCGAGCCGGGAGCGCTGCGGGGTGCCCTTCTCCTGCTGCGTCAGGGACCCTGTGGTGAGTGGGGCCTGGTGAGGAGGGGTGAGCCTCGCAGTTCGCAGGCCCAGTCTGGGAAGAGCCCATCCCCGGGCTGGCTCGACTCCACCCTGCTCTGGGGGATGTCGGGGGAGGTCAGCTTACATGGGAGTAGCCCTGTGGGCTGGGGAGTTTGTGTCCGTGGGCAGTGCTGAGGCCTGTTGGATAGGGACTGCTCCTCTTGGGCCACCATGCTGGGGTGGCAGGGTTGGGGGTCCTGACCCTTTTATGGCTTTCTTTAGAGCAGAAGCTTCTCTCGGTGGCACCCCTCCAGTCACAGTGCACAGGGACAACGAGGGCCAGGTTTCTTCCCGTTCTTATAAAACTCGAGCAGTCAGGGTTCCTAAAACTGAAGCAGTTCAAGCTGGTGTTGTGGCCATGCGCCCTGGCATCAGGGAAAGAGGTGCACGGGTCCCAGCCAGCCTAGCTTAAGGAGCGGTGGACACAGCGGAATCCACGGTTCCATCTGCTTCCCCTGAGACCCCATGGATGCCCCCCCCCACTGAGTTGCTCACTGGCCTGTTTCTTCTCAGGAAGATGTCCTCAACACTCAGTGTGGCTATGATGTTCGGCTCAAACTggtgagaggggaggggacagggctgAGGGCAGCTGGGGGCACTGGAATCGGAAGGGGGGGGGTCCCCTATAGGCTCTAAAAGGCCTCAGGGATTCGGGGGAGGGGATGCTGAGTCCTAGGAGGCACACGAGGCTTGGTACTGCCAAACACAAGGCAGTGGACGCCACTAGAGGGAGAAAACAGTAAGACATGGATAAAGAAATACGAACAATAATGTGACAATTTCAGCTAAGcacttggaagaaaataaaatcagagaagtGATGGGATTGGGGCAGAGCAGTCAGGGAAGGTCTCTCGGAGGAGAAGGCATCTGTGCTGAGACCTCGATGAGGAGAAGGCCCTGTGGTGGAGCTCCAGGCTGCAGGCACTAAGGTGTAAGGTCCTGGGCGGGGCTGAGCTTAGCAAGCTGGACTGAGATGGGGCCTGCAGTGGTGGTGGGTGGGCTGAGCCGAGCCTGGTGCCCATCTGTCCCCAGGAGCTGGAGCAGCAGGGCTTCATCCACACCAAAGGCTGCGTGGGCCAGTTTGAAAAGTGGCTGCAGGACAACCTGATCATCGTGGCTGGGATCTTTGTGGGCATCGCCCTCCTCCAGGTACCACTGTGGCCCTGCATGCCCTCACTCTGCCCCAGACAACCTGCCCTGCCAGTGGCCTCTCCCTCATCTGCTCTCCGTCTTACAGATCTTTGGTATCTGCCTGGCCCAGAACCTCGTGAGTGACATCAAGGCAGTGAAGGCCAACTGGTGAGGCTGCCTCGCTGGCCATGGCCACTCGCCTGGCTGACccagggaccccccccccccacaactcTCCCCATGATGGGCAAGGCTGCAGGAGGTGTTTCTGCTTGGATCTGAACCCCACGTGGGGCTTGCGTGCCTCTGGGCTGTGCACCCATGGAGAGAGCTGCATGGCTCTGCCCGGGCTGCCTGTCCTGTAGCTGTGTGCACGGAGGGTGGGTGTGGCCAGTGGGTGTGCACAGGGAGCCGCCATCTCAGCTGTTGTTGGGTGGTTGGCTCTCCAGGGGACTAGGAAGGGCACAGCTAAGAGGGGGCAGGCCAGGTGGGGTGGGCTTGGGGCCTGCTGTTGCATGGGACACAGCCTCACGTATCTCAGAGCTCTCTCCACTAGCTGTGACCTTGACCCTGCCAGGAGCCCACTTCAGCCTCAATGTCTCAGACTCTAAAATGGGTCCAAGAATTTTCTCTCCCTTGCTTGCCTCTCAGGATCAAACATGATGATGGCTACAGACtactcaaataaacaaaaccttGAAAACCACTGGCTTCCGCCCGGCGTCTTGAAGGCTCTATCAGCTGCAGGTTCTCAGCAGAGCTCTCCATCTTGGGCCCCAGCCTGGAGCCATCCGCCAATGTGTTTTCTTGGCCTGGGTAGTATATACATTTGAGCCAACCTTTAAAACTTGGTGTATTTCACATAAAAGTCCAGATCCCCAGCTTCTTGTGAAGATTGGCCATCTGGCCACAGCAGCTCTTGGGACGTCGTCTCCTGGGACATGTGCTTCCTGTTCTCTGAGGGACCCACCCGGCCTGTGCTGCTCACCCTTTAGGTTGGGGTTGGCCTCCCCACTGCTGTAGGGTTTTTCCCTGCAAACACTGCGAGGCTGCCGTGGGCTAAGCCTGGGGCGAGGCACCAGGATGTGAAGAATGGGGAGGCTGGACCCTGCCGTGAAGAGGCCACACAGCCTAGGAGTCCAACCACACTGGAGACTGAGATGGGTGCCCAGGAGAGTGGCTGAGGGGTGGAATGGAGATCAGGAATGTTTGGGGAAGGAAGTAGTTGGAAGTTGAAAACTTGGCACacatggggttggggggagccTGCTTTGGGACCCATGGTGGTTGACACGGGCTCACTTGGAATCAAATCGAAAATCTTCATGGAGGCCTGCAGAGCTGCCTCATGGCCACCAGAGGGCGCACCAGCAAGCTTTGCCTGGGTCTGGCTGCTTCGTCCACAACCTCACTCTGGTACAGCCAAGTGCCTGGTGTGTCCACCCAGCTTACCAGTGCTTTGGGTTCAGGGAATTTGAGAACTTCGAAAGGAGCAACTGGCTCAGACTTGTGAAGTCTGCTgctctcagctctgcctcttagCTGTGTGTAGAGTGACTGCCGCACCCACCCATCCCTAG includes these proteins:
- the TSPAN17 gene encoding tetraspanin-17, yielding MPGKHQHFQEPEVGCCGKYFLFGFNIVFWVLGALFLAIGLWAWGEKGVLSNISALTDLGGLDPVWLFVVVGGIMSVLGFAGCIGALRENTFLLKFFSVFLGLIFFLELATGILAFVFKDWIRDQLNLFINNNVKAYRDDIDLQNLIDFAQEYWSCCGARGPNDWNLNIYFNCTDVNPSRERCGVPFSCCVRDPVEDVLNTQCGYDVRLKLELEQQGFIHTKGCVGQFEKWLQDNLIIVAGIFVGIALLQIFGICLAQNLVSDIKAVKANW